In Callospermophilus lateralis isolate mCalLat2 chromosome 18, mCalLat2.hap1, whole genome shotgun sequence, one DNA window encodes the following:
- the Gp6 gene encoding platelet glycoprotein VI: protein MSPSLTALFCLGLCLGQQVTAAQSGPLPKPSLRALPSSLVPLERSVTIWCQGPPGVDLYRLEKLGSKKYEDQNFLSISAMKTSHAGRYRCSYQNGSQWSLPSDHLELVATGVFDKPLLTAHPSPVVPPGGDVTLKCQSQYGFDQFALYKEGDAGFYKRLEKRYLADFPMAPVTTAHSGTYRCYSFSNVSPYLWSSPSNPMVLTVTGPSVTPSQPPTEAASSTTADPCSSPLPRGGDSRLPERVGGLARQDHTQGNLVRICLGAVVLILLLGVVAEDWHSQRGAPRPRLKQRPLPPLPQTQCGCQEEHLRQNPGLAASKSQMV, encoded by the exons ATGTCTCCATCCTTGACTGCTCTCTTCTGCCTCG GGCTGTGTCTGGGGCAGCAGGTGACCGCAGCGCAGAGCG GCCCCCTCCCCAAGCCCTCCCTCCGGGCTCTGCCCAGCTCCCTAGTGCCCCTGGAGAGGTCGGTGACCATCTGGTGCCAGGGGCCTCCGGGCGTGGATCTGTACCGCCTGGAGAAACTGGGATCCAAGAAGTACGAGGACCAGAACTTCCTCTCCATCTCGGCCATGAAAACGAGTCACGCGGGGCGCTACCGCTGCTCCTACCAGAACGGGTCCCAGTGGTCGCTCCCCAGTGACCATCTGGAGCTGGTCGCCACTG GGGTCTTCGACAAGCCCTTGCTCACTGCGCATCCCAGCCCCGTGGTGCCCCCAGGGGGGGATGTGACCTTGAAGTGTCAGAGCCAATACGGCTTTGACCAGTTTGCTCTGTATAAGGAGGGGGACGCTGGGTTCTACAAGAGACTTGAGAAGCGGTACCTTGCAGATTTCCCCATGGCCCCGGTGACCACTGCTCACAGCGGGACCTACCGGTGCTACAGCTTTTCCAACGTCTCCCCGTACCTGTGGTCCAGCCCCAGCAACCCCATGGTGCTCACAGTCACAG GCCCCTCCGTGACCCCCAGCCAGCCACCCACAGAGGCAGCCTCCTCCACGACAG CAGACCCTTGTAGCTCTCCTCTGCCCCGGGGAGGTGACAGTCGCCTGCCTGAACGTGTGGGAG GTCTCGCCCGCCAGGACCACACCCAGGGGAACCTGGTCCGGATCTGCCTCGGTGCCGTGGTCCTCATTCTGCTGCTGGGTGTTGTGGCAGAGGACTGGCACAGTCAGAGGGGAGCCCCGCGGCCCAGGCTCAAGCAGAGGCCCCTCCCGCCCCTCCCACAGACCCAGTGTGGCTGTCAGGAGGAACACCTCCGTCAGAACCCTGGTCTGGCCGCCTCCAAGAGCCAGATGGTGTGA